Part of the Paenibacillus terrae HPL-003 genome is shown below.
TGGGCAAATTGCCTTGTTATGAGCGCGGAGGTAATGTTACTTTTGTTACATCTGATAGGGATTATACAACAATTGAAGATCTTTTTTATGATGAAGATGAAGATGAAGTGGAACCAATTTGTAAGTTAGAGACAGTTGAGTTTGTGAAAATTATATTACTATGGGCTTATGAAAATTATAAATATAAAAAAGAGAAAAAAGTGATTACTCAAGAAGAGGCAGAAATGGTTATGAATTGGATTGAACTAAAAATGGTAGAAGTCAAGAGTATTGAAAGTAACGGATGGACATAATAAACAACTGAAAAGCTTATTCGAGGTTGTTAAGTATTTTGTGTGAACTCGTTTACAGACCAACAACAAGATCGTACAATACAATCAACAAACCAAACACTAACTGATTCAAGCACTCGATAAACTTACAAAAGCTCTTTCCAACTTGTTTTATTAGTAGGGATGAGCTTTTATTCCACACAAAACAATAACTTACCATCCCTCCCCATCAGAGTTAGCATACACACACTCAAACGACTAAGGGAGGGAAATTCACTATGCAGATTGGCCGGATTGGTTTTAACAAGCACTGCGCCAACGATTTTATGAATTAGAACTTACCAGTGAACAACAAGCTTCATATTCATCAGAGGACAAAAATCTATTCGTTCAAATGGATCAATTCAAAATGAACCAAAACGAGGATATTCAACATCTGTTGACTGAATGGGAAGAAAGCATAGGCTATCAGTTAAGTCAGGACAAACAATTCATCTATATGGAAGGAGTTAAAGACGGAATTCGATTGATCCTCCCCGTCATACAACCCACAGTTACTCATTAGCTAACCGATTACATTATCCTAATATTCCTTAGTTTTATGTTAAACCTAAATAGTAGTTGATTCAAATAGAGGGGAAGAAAGTTATATTGAATGAGAAAATAAATTTACTATATAAAATGCACTTTATGGAAAATGAAGAAGACAATATAGAGGTATTTGAGGATATTCTGAATGAATTGTCCCTTGAAGGGACGAATGATATAATTCCCGATCTCTGTACAATCTTCGAAGATGAAGTTGCTGAACCGTCAGCTGATGATTATCTTATCGAAACTATATTCTATATTGCAAAACGTAATGGATTAGAAGAGGGCTTGTACAAACTGGCTTTGGCGATTCCCAATATGTTACCACATGCAGAGTTCTGGGCAGAGAGGATTCATCGGACACTTTTAAATTCAAAAGATTTACTCATTTCTTACAGTAAGATTTTAGACAAACTAGAAAGCTCAAATAAGCAAGCAATTAAAGAAATTTTATTGTTAATTAAGGATGATGATCCAGATTTATATTTAGATAAGGCTAATTCTCTATTAGAAAAATTAAGTTAAAACACAAACAATTTGAATTATGATTTATCAAAAACCAAAAATACCGTGATAGATCACAAAGAAAAAACAGGGCTGTCAGAACAGCAAAATCAGGACGGGACATCATTGCAATTGATGGCTGTCCCTCGTCCTGTTGCAAGAGTTGCTTAGCAAGGCATGAAGTTCAACCTAAACACTATTTCGTGTTGTCTGAATTCGTCCTCTCGACGATGGGATCATGGCTGTTCTGATTTCGAACGAGCAACGTTCGAATGCAGCTGCTGAAATGGAGGATGTTATTCAAAAAGATGAACGGCTTCTTTTTGAAGACGTTCATCTTGAATTTCATATAGAGATTTCTTCAAAATAAGTTGGGTCATGTATTATAATTTTTTTACCTGAAATGGTAATAATATGATCTTTCTTCAACTGATTTAACACACCGCTAACCGTTTCTCGAGACGTTCCGGATATTTTAGAAATTCCGATGGTTGTCAGTGGACACGAAATGACAATCTCTTCACCGTTTTGTTCCCCTAAATCCTGCCTTAAATAATTAAGTGACTGAATTACCCGATCTTGTGCATTGGGGATTGTAATATATTGTATACGATGTTCATGAAGTTTTAAGATTAAAGAAAACTGCTGAACAACAGATAATAATTGTTTGGGATTGGCTTTCAACATATCTTCAAAAATCGCTGTAGGAATATAATACACATCTACATCTGTCAGTGCTTCTGCCGAGTAATTGTATCTTTGATCTGTAAACATACCGCCATAAGGGAAAATTGAATATTGTTTTACATAGTCCTCATATAGTAAGTTTCCACTTTGATTGACCCGCTCTAACTTTACAAAGCCATCTAACATAAGGTAAATTCGCTCTCTTAAGTCCCCTTCTAAAAATAAAAATTGCCCCTTCTTATAAGTCCGCCAATAGACAAACTCCCTTAAGGTTTTTAATTTTTTTTCTGATAAATCAGCAAATAAGTTAAACTGCTTTAAATTTTCCATCACATTCCTTTTATCCATAAATACACCTCTCTTGTTCCATAATAGAATATAATAGAAATTTTATCATTTATCCTATGTACTGAGCAATTTAGCTCTCCATAAACTATAAATGATCAATGAAACAAGCAGGCCGAATTCGGGAGCAAAAGTCAGCCCAAACTCGACCATATTGTT
Proteins encoded:
- a CDS encoding Imm30 family immunity protein — encoded protein: MHFMENEEDNIEVFEDILNELSLEGTNDIIPDLCTIFEDEVAEPSADDYLIETIFYIAKRNGLEEGLYKLALAIPNMLPHAEFWAERIHRTLLNSKDLLISYSKILDKLESSNKQAIKEILLLIKDDDPDLYLDKANSLLEKLS
- a CDS encoding Crp/Fnr family transcriptional regulator; amino-acid sequence: MDKRNVMENLKQFNLFADLSEKKLKTLREFVYWRTYKKGQFLFLEGDLRERIYLMLDGFVKLERVNQSGNLLYEDYVKQYSIFPYGGMFTDQRYNYSAEALTDVDVYYIPTAIFEDMLKANPKQLLSVVQQFSLILKLHEHRIQYITIPNAQDRVIQSLNYLRQDLGEQNGEEIVISCPLTTIGISKISGTSRETVSGVLNQLKKDHIITISGKKIIIHDPTYFEEISI